The sequence CCAATCCTACATCAGTCCCAGCTTTTCCTTAGCCATCGCAAGTCTTCTGTCAAATTCTGCATAAAATGCCTTATCATCAGCGCATCCGGCATATGTCGTCATATAGAACACTCTTAGGTTAAATGTATTAAGAATCTTCACATTATTCTCTGAAAGTCCCGGCAGCGCCGCCTGAAGCAGCTTCACATACTCATGCCATCTGACAATATAAGAATCATACTCCGCAAGTCCCTCAATGCCAAGCCATTTTTTCAGTTTAATCTTCGAAAGATTATCCTTATTACACTCGCCCTTCTGCACAATATATTTAAAATGTGTCTCATCCTCCCAGTATCTTCCAAGTGGGAACATTCTGCATATTCCCGGTCTTATCGTATGTATATTGCACAGATTATCTTCACGAAGAAAAGCACATCTTCCGTCTGATTTCTGCATTTTTAAATTAGGCATAATAATACCATCCACAACATTTAACTCAAGCTCGTTCATCGTAAGCTGTTCAAATGTTTTCCCTAATCCGGTTGTGAGCTTGTAACAGTCATATGGGTCAATCACAATCGTACTTCCCATATTCTGGCAGCATACAGTCTGACAGCCCTTACACGAGTTAGTATCAACGCGCACAAGGTCATTCTCAGTATACAGCTTACCATCCGATATATCTTCTAATGAAACATTTCTTAACATTATTCAATCCTTTCAAATGTGTACAAAAGATTATAAATCTTCACGCACATATTTACTTCACATGTAACTATAGTAAAAAATATGTATCAAATCAAGAACATTTTACTCCCATTTTTCGCCAGAATGTGCTAAAATACATTCTTGTATATTTATTTTAGGAAATCTGATATTGAGAAAGGATTAAGAAAAATGAAAGATAAGATTGTTACATTTGGTGAAATTATGCTTCGTCTCTCTCCTGAGAACAACGCAAGATTTACTCAGTGCAATGCATTTGAGGCTGTTTATGGAGGTGGAGAAGCCAATACTGCTGTGTCCCTTGCTAACTTTGATGTTGATGCTAATTATGTAACAAAGCTTCCAAAACATATAATCGGACAGGCTGCAATCAACTCACTCCGTCAGTACGGCGTAGGCGTAGACCATATCGTGCGTGGCGGCGACCAGATTGGTATCTACTTCCTTGAGAAGAAGACAAGCCAGCGTCCAACTAACGTTATCTATAACAGAGCAGGTTCTGCATTTGCGCTTGCTACTGCTGATGACTTTAATTGGGACGAAATATTTGACGGTGCAACATGGTTCCATTTTTCAGGAATCACACCTGCAATCTCTGATGAGATGACTAATATCTGTATCACAGCCTGCCAGAAGGCTAAGGAAAAAGGCATGACTGTAAGCTGTGACTTAAACTACAGAAGCAAGCTCTGGTCAAGCGAAAAGGCATGTGAGGCAATGTCTCGTATATGCCAGTATGTTGATGTATGTATCGCTAACGAAGATGACGCTATCGGTATCTTCTCTATGAATCCTGCCGATGCTAATGGCGAGGAGAAAAATGCTTACATTGCCAAGGAACTTATGAAGAAATTCCCATTCAAGATGGTTGCTTCAGTATGGAGAACAGAAACTTCTATCACAACATTTAAGCTCCAGTCAATGATTTACACAGAAGGCAAGGCTTACTACAGCAAGGAATTCTTCATGCACATTCTTGACTACATCGGTGCCGGAGATGCTTACTGCGCTGGTCTTATCTACAGCCTTATCAACAACTTTGACCCTCAGAAGGCAGTTGAATTCTCTAACGCTGCAAGCTGCTTAAAGCACACTGTAAGTGGAGATTACAACTTAGTTACAGTTGACGAAGTTATGAAGCTCGCTTTCTCTGACGCTGGTAACGAAGTTCAGAGATAATTTTATTATTCATATAAAAAACTTAAAGGCAGTTAATCTCTCATATAAGGATTAACTGCCTTTTAAAATTATAAATATAACAATACTACTACCTTGAATCTGTTCGACTCATGCTCTGTCATCATATATCCACTGTATTTTTCTGTTATCTTCTTCACATTAGAAAGACCAAAGCCATGTCCCTGACCTTTATGACTTATAAATCTTTCTCCATCTTTATTAACATTACCTGCAAATGTATTAACAACTTCTATTCTTAGCAGACCTTCTATGTATTCTAACACAGCTTCTATCTGTAATTCTTGTCCTGCTTCTCCACTCACATTTTCCATTGCATTATCAAGAAGATTTCCTAAAATTACATTCATATCAAAGCTACTGATTTCAAGGTCTGTAGGAATTTTCAATATAACAGAAAAGTTAACATTATTCATTTCCTGCTTAATTTTCTGAGCATAATAATTAAGTATGCCATCAAATACTGAATTCCCTGTCGAAGCAACTTTCTCTATATTATCCATGCTGTCAGACATTTCATCAAGATATCTTATAATATCAGTATCCGTATTCTTGTCAGCAAGCGAATATATTTCTCTTATGTGATGCTTCATATCATGCCGTAAAGCTTGTACCTGCCTGTCCTGTTCCACATTAGCCCTGAGTTCTGATTCATATATTGCAATCTGCTCTCTTAGCAGAACATTATCTTGCATAAAAATATATCTATCCAGCATCGATGTGTAAAAATAATATAGTATAAGATTTACCGCTATCATAACTATAATAACTGTTAATGCTGTCACTCTTGAAATTTCATTATCATTAAGCAGCACATATGCAACACATATACTCATGAGAACAATCAATAATAAAAACGCCCATTGTCCTGAGAATTCTTCCCTATTTCTCTTCCTGTATATATTTCTCAATATGACTACAAATGCATAAAACATTACCACTGACAGGAATGAACTAAACAATACATAATTACTGCTGCTAGGTGCCTCCATCAATGCAAATCCGGCAAGCATATCCATCGCGCAGCTCACCCCAAAGCACATCACGGTATGCAAAATTTTCTTTTTCAGAGTGCCTTCATGTACTGCGGCAATAATAAACATTCCTATAATAGTAGATATAATATTTATCAGGCTATTATGAAATCCAAGATAACAGCCTGTAGTAATAATATATGAGACTGCACCTGCAATAACCTTCTTATACAAATGCACTTTTTCAAAAAATATCTGAAAATACTCTATTATTAATATTACCCTTACCAATTCCATAACAACAGATATTAATATATCCTGTATTGAATCCATTACTTTCCTCCATATATTCTGAACTGTGCCATATTCCTACTGAATGTCTCCCTGTATGCCTTACTGATATTAATATTTTCACCATTACTCATAACAATATATTCTATATGAAATTCACTTACATGATTAATATTGACAATATATGACTTACCAACCGGTACAAAAAAAGCAGGTAAATCATTAATAATATCTGATAATTTACCTACATATTCATCCATTCCATCTGATTTAATTATCTGCACATGCTTTCTGTCACTTTGAAAATAACATATATCATTAAACCGAATTCCTATCTGATCACCTCTCTTTTTAAAGAAAAACATGTCCGAATTTTTCATATACATATCCATTAAATCGTCAAGAATTTTATATAGTCTGTCCTTGTTAAACGGTTTTTCAAGGAATTCATATGGATGAATTTTAAATAGCTGCATAGCATAATCGATTGCAGATGACATATAAATAATATTCATATATTTATCTTTTATATGTTCTCTTATATATACTCCAGCTTCAATCCCATCAATGCCTGGCATTCTAATATCTAGAAATAAAATATCTATATCAACTTTATTCTTCAGTTCCTTTATAAATGTATCTGAGGAATCCCATATATATATCTGACATTTGTAATTATGCCATCTCATATAATCATGTATTGCCATCTCAAGCCAAGAACATGTTGACATTTCATCATCACATATTCCAATCCGGTACTCCATAAGGTTATCTCCGTTCGTCTATTTTATTACTAATATAACCCATAATACATAAAATGGCAACCAATTCTACAGAGTTAAATATCACAAACGAATAGTCGTACCTATGTGCAACCATTAATATAGTAAATATTAACATATCTATAAGTAACATCATTCTGGTTCTGTTTTTAAAATGCATTTTGGCAGCAGTATCCAATGGATTATTTCTATTTTCCACTGGTGCTAATAATATAATAATAAATGCACTTATAAACATTCCTAATATTTGCCACATTGTCCAAATATTAACATATTTAAGAAGAAGCAATTCTAAAGCATATATAACAGTAGACATTACCGCACATGATATTCTACTCCGGGTATGATATCCTCCTGCATATTGTCTCAACGGCATAAGTGTAACCAGAAATATCATTGCACGCCAAAAACACCCTGCAAATATTGCAAGCATAACTGCAACAATTATCTCAATAATTACTGTTTTTAACATATCAAGTCCAAACACTATAACAGATTCTTCTATATCATTTTTACTATTGTTATTTTTTATAAATTCCAGTGTTTTCATTTGCCTTCATTCACGCTTTCTCTTTGGCAACAATCCTGCCCTCGTAAATCTCAATTATCTCATCAGACAGCATTTCAAGTTCTTCCTTATCATGACAGGCAATTATTATAAGTGCTCCTCTCTTTTTCTGCTCCTCAAGTATCTCATGAACCTGCTTTGCTCCTGCTTCATCAAGCGCATTTATTGGCTCATCAAGTATAATAATGTCTGGATTCTCCATATAGGCTGCAGCAATTCCTAGTTTCTGCTTCATTCCCAGTGAATATTTCCTGTATGTTCTTTTATCGTCAGGATCAAGTCCTACCTGACGGATTACTTTCTTTATATGTTCATCATCAACACGGTTCTGGATTGATGCAAGAACCTTAAGATTCTTAAATCCCGTATAATTACCTATGAATGCCGGATTCTCAATCAGCACTCCAACACTTTCCGGAAATGTCATATCCTTTCCAAGAATCTTTCCATCTATCTCAACAGTTCCTTCTGTCGCAGATATAAGACCGCATATAACTCTCATAAGCATTGTTTTTCCTGAGCCATTCTTTCCTTTAAATCCATACACTCTGCCACTTGTAAGTTCAAGATTAATATTATCAAGTACCTTTGCTTTCTTTATAACCTTTGACACATTTGTAAGCTTTATTACCATAACTACATCCTCCAATCACAATATATCTTTTTTGCAGAAACGGATTCCACCTGACACAACCCCAGTTATTCCCGTCACAATTCCTGCCGCAATACTTTTCCATACATCCAGTCCATCCTGTAAACAAAGGCTGCTTCTTAATATCATGCTCCAGTTTCCCCAAAGCAACACACTGTTTGAAAATACTGACATTGCATCTATTGATAGTACAACTGCCAGACCTATTACTGGCGATAAGTATTGTGATATTGCTGCCTGAAATAAGGTTATTCCAATTGACACCAGTATAGGAACTGTAAATATATATATAATCATACCATCTTCAACTATATATGTATTATTAAGTTCCAAAACCATACTTAATAAATCCATATGTAACTCCCCACTTAACCGATAATTAATTAACGCAACTACAGCACTCACAACAAACAATAGTGTATATACCCCAATAACTAAACATATCATACTTAAGCATTTACTCAACCACCATGCCAATTTGCTTTTAGTTCTTAATATTATAGCTTTACCGATACCATTTTGGTCATACTGTATATAATCAAGCGTCACTAATCCACATAAAAACTGAATTGACATCCATGGAAATGGTATCTTTATATCTTTTATTTTTTCAGGAATAACATGCTCACATCCAGATAACATGTAAAATACATTATCAAGAAAATTCATATTTCCCGCTTCCGGAATTTTTTTATTAATTGAATCTGCTATATTGGTGGGAATCAGCATAAGTAATGTAATCATTATGAGAACTATAATATATCTGTATCTTTGCTGATATATTGCTCTTTTTATATCCTGACTAAATATTTTTATAAAATTCATACCCAGTTACCTCTTCCCCAAATATTCCCTAAAACCT is a genomic window of [Eubacterium] eligens ATCC 27750 containing:
- a CDS encoding YkgJ family cysteine cluster protein; its protein translation is MLRNVSLEDISDGKLYTENDLVRVDTNSCKGCQTVCCQNMGSTIVIDPYDCYKLTTGLGKTFEQLTMNELELNVVDGIIMPNLKMQKSDGRCAFLREDNLCNIHTIRPGICRMFPLGRYWEDETHFKYIVQKGECNKDNLSKIKLKKWLGIEGLAEYDSYIVRWHEYVKLLQAALPGLSENNVKILNTFNLRVFYMTTYAGCADDKAFYAEFDRRLAMAKEKLGLM
- a CDS encoding sugar kinase; this translates as MKDKIVTFGEIMLRLSPENNARFTQCNAFEAVYGGGEANTAVSLANFDVDANYVTKLPKHIIGQAAINSLRQYGVGVDHIVRGGDQIGIYFLEKKTSQRPTNVIYNRAGSAFALATADDFNWDEIFDGATWFHFSGITPAISDEMTNICITACQKAKEKGMTVSCDLNYRSKLWSSEKACEAMSRICQYVDVCIANEDDAIGIFSMNPADANGEEKNAYIAKELMKKFPFKMVASVWRTETSITTFKLQSMIYTEGKAYYSKEFFMHILDYIGAGDAYCAGLIYSLINNFDPQKAVEFSNAASCLKHTVSGDYNLVTVDEVMKLAFSDAGNEVQR
- a CDS encoding sensor histidine kinase, with amino-acid sequence MDSIQDILISVVMELVRVILIIEYFQIFFEKVHLYKKVIAGAVSYIITTGCYLGFHNSLINIISTIIGMFIIAAVHEGTLKKKILHTVMCFGVSCAMDMLAGFALMEAPSSSNYVLFSSFLSVVMFYAFVVILRNIYRKRNREEFSGQWAFLLLIVLMSICVAYVLLNDNEISRVTALTVIIVMIAVNLILYYFYTSMLDRYIFMQDNVLLREQIAIYESELRANVEQDRQVQALRHDMKHHIREIYSLADKNTDTDIIRYLDEMSDSMDNIEKVASTGNSVFDGILNYYAQKIKQEMNNVNFSVILKIPTDLEISSFDMNVILGNLLDNAMENVSGEAGQELQIEAVLEYIEGLLRIEVVNTFAGNVNKDGERFISHKGQGHGFGLSNVKKITEKYSGYMMTEHESNRFKVVVLLYL
- a CDS encoding LytR/AlgR family response regulator transcription factor — protein: MEYRIGICDDEMSTCSWLEMAIHDYMRWHNYKCQIYIWDSSDTFIKELKNKVDIDILFLDIRMPGIDGIEAGVYIREHIKDKYMNIIYMSSAIDYAMQLFKIHPYEFLEKPFNKDRLYKILDDLMDMYMKNSDMFFFKKRGDQIGIRFNDICYFQSDRKHVQIIKSDGMDEYVGKLSDIINDLPAFFVPVGKSYIVNINHVSEFHIEYIVMSNGENINISKAYRETFSRNMAQFRIYGGK
- a CDS encoding accessory gene regulator B family protein, translating into MKTLEFIKNNNSKNDIEESVIVFGLDMLKTVIIEIIVAVMLAIFAGCFWRAMIFLVTLMPLRQYAGGYHTRSRISCAVMSTVIYALELLLLKYVNIWTMWQILGMFISAFIIILLAPVENRNNPLDTAAKMHFKNRTRMMLLIDMLIFTILMVAHRYDYSFVIFNSVELVAILCIMGYISNKIDERR
- a CDS encoding ATP-binding cassette domain-containing protein is translated as MVIKLTNVSKVIKKAKVLDNINLELTSGRVYGFKGKNGSGKTMLMRVICGLISATEGTVEIDGKILGKDMTFPESVGVLIENPAFIGNYTGFKNLKVLASIQNRVDDEHIKKVIRQVGLDPDDKRTYRKYSLGMKQKLGIAAAYMENPDIIILDEPINALDEAGAKQVHEILEEQKKRGALIIIACHDKEELEMLSDEIIEIYEGRIVAKEKA